The genomic region CCTTCCCCCGTTCAGGAAGCCGCGTCTGATTGAGTCTTGCTATGGCGCTGCATGAGTGTGGGTATGACCCACTCACGACGTGACGGGCGTCACAAATGCTATGCCGGTGCGCAATGCCGCCTTGCGCACGTGTTCCTGCATGGCTTTCTGTGCCGCTGTACTGGTACGCCGGGCCAGGGCGCGCAGGATTTTGCGATGTTCCTGCCAGGTCTCCATGGCACGTTCCGGCCGGATGAACGGTAGTTTCTGGCTTTCCAGGAACATCTCGGCGCAGGCACTGAAAATGCTCACCATCGCCTGGTTGCCGCTGGCCAGCAGGATGCGCCGGTGAAAGTCGAAGTCCAGGCCGGCGGCGGCTTCGAAGTTGCCGGCCTTGAGCATTTTGCGCATTGCTTCGACATTGTCTTCCAGGCCGTCCAGCTCGTCGATGGTCAGTGTCACCGCTGCCAACCCCGCCGCAAATCCTTCCAATGCGTACCGCAGCTGGAAAATCTCCGTTGGCGTGGCCTGCGCCGCGAAGGGCCAGGCGAACCCCGGCGCGTCCTGCAGGCCTTGCACGAATACGCCCTTACCCGGCTGCACGCTGACCACGCCCAAGGCGCTCAGAGACGACAACGCCTCGCGCAACGACGCTCGGCTCACCCCTAATTGCATCGCCAGGTCACGCTGGGAAGGCAACGCATCGCCCGGCCCGAAACCCTGCTCCTTAATCAGCTTGCGGATGGCTTGCAGGGCCGCCTCCGGTACGGCTTGGGCGATCGAATTCATAAAAACCAGGTTTCCAGATCACTGTGCAGCTAGTTGTAAAGCTATTTACAACCGGCTGCAAGCCACGCCCCAAAGGGGCTCGCACGGTTTTATCGGCGCCCGAAAAGAGTGCGAAACGGGCAACAACTGTTCAGACCAGTAAGACCGCCGCCGCCCAGCAAAACCAAGCGTTGCAGGCCATTACAAGAGGAGTGGCATGGGCTGTGCACTGAGCAAATCCAGAAAATCCCTTCGCCTTTCTCGGAGAGTTGTCATGACCAAGCGCTACAGCGCCCTGCTCACTGCCCTGTTTGCCAGCCTGATGCTGAGCCAGGCTCCCGTCCAGGCTAATGGTCTGGATGACATCGTCGCCCGTGGCACCCTTAAGGTCGCCGTGCCCCAGGACTTCCCGCCATTTGGTTCGGTCGGCCCCGACATGCAACCACGGGGGCTGGACATCGACACCGCCAAGCTGCTGGCCGACCAACTCAAGGTCAAGCTGGAGCTGACCCCGGTCAACAGTACCAACCGTATTCCGTTCCTCACCACCGGCAAGGTCGACCTGGTGATCTCCAGCCTGGGCAAAAACCCCGAGCGTGAAAAGGTCATCGACTTCTCCAAGGCCTACGCCCCGTTCTACCTGGCCGTGTTCGGGCCGCCCGAGGCCGCCATTGGCAGCACCGATGACCTCAAGGGCAAGACCATCAGCGTGACCCGTGGTGCCATCGAGGATATCGAGCTGACCGCGGTGGCACCCAAGGAAGCCACGATCAAGCGCTTCGAGGACAACAACTCGACCATCGCCGCCTACCTGGCCGGCCAGGTCGACCTGATCGCCAGCGGCAACGTGGTCATGGTCGCCATCAGCGAACGCAACCCCAAACGCGTACCTGCGCTGAAGGTAAAACTCAAGGATTCACCGGTGTACGTGGGCGTGAACAAGAACGAGCCGGCGTTGCTGGAGAAGGTCAACCAGATCCTGGTCACGGCCAAGGCTGACGGCAGCCTGGAAAAGAATGCACTGCAGTGGCTGAAAGAACCGCTGCCTGCCGATCTCTGATGCGGAGCTGACAGATGGCCTATCAATTCGACTTCGTGCCAGTGCTGGCCAATACCGACCTGCTGCTGCGCGGCGCACTGTTCACCCTGGAGCTGACGGCCATCGGCGCGATCCTCGGGGTAGCCCTGGGCACCCTCGGCGCCGTGGCAAGGGCATGGAGGATCCAGCCGTTTGCGTGGATCTTTGGTGTGTATGTTGAATTGATCCGCAACACACCCTTCCTGGTGCAGTTGTTCTTCATCTTCTTCGGCCTGCCGTCCCTGGGGTTGAAGATCACCGAGTGGCAAGCGGCGGTGCTGGCAATGGTGATCAACCTCGGGGCCTACTCCACCGAGATCATCCGCGCCGGGATCCAGGCCATCCCGCGCGGGCAACTGGAAGCGGCTGCAGCGTTGGCGATGACGCGCTTCGAAGCGTTCCGCCATGTGGTGTTGCTGCCGGCGCTGGGCAAGGTGTGGCCGGCCCTGAGCAGCCAGATCATTATCGTGATGCTGGGTTCGGCGGTGTGTTCGCAGATCGCGACTGAAGAATTGAGCTTTGCCGCCAACTTTATCCAGTCGCGCAATTTCCGTGCATTTGAAACCTATGCCCTGACCACCCTTGTTTACCTGTGCATGGCGCTGATGATTCGCCAATTGCTCAACTGGATCGGCCGGCGATTTGTGATGAGGAACAGCCGATGAGTGAGTTCACCTTGTGGGACATCGTGCGCAACCTGTTCACTGGCCTGCAATGGACGCTGCTCTTGTCAG from Pseudomonas synxantha harbors:
- a CDS encoding FadR/GntR family transcriptional regulator, with the translated sequence MNSIAQAVPEAALQAIRKLIKEQGFGPGDALPSQRDLAMQLGVSRASLREALSSLSALGVVSVQPGKGVFVQGLQDAPGFAWPFAAQATPTEIFQLRYALEGFAAGLAAVTLTIDELDGLEDNVEAMRKMLKAGNFEAAAGLDFDFHRRILLASGNQAMVSIFSACAEMFLESQKLPFIRPERAMETWQEHRKILRALARRTSTAAQKAMQEHVRKAALRTGIAFVTPVTS
- a CDS encoding transporter substrate-binding domain-containing protein, with the protein product MTKRYSALLTALFASLMLSQAPVQANGLDDIVARGTLKVAVPQDFPPFGSVGPDMQPRGLDIDTAKLLADQLKVKLELTPVNSTNRIPFLTTGKVDLVISSLGKNPEREKVIDFSKAYAPFYLAVFGPPEAAIGSTDDLKGKTISVTRGAIEDIELTAVAPKEATIKRFEDNNSTIAAYLAGQVDLIASGNVVMVAISERNPKRVPALKVKLKDSPVYVGVNKNEPALLEKVNQILVTAKADGSLEKNALQWLKEPLPADL
- a CDS encoding amino acid ABC transporter permease, which translates into the protein MAYQFDFVPVLANTDLLLRGALFTLELTAIGAILGVALGTLGAVARAWRIQPFAWIFGVYVELIRNTPFLVQLFFIFFGLPSLGLKITEWQAAVLAMVINLGAYSTEIIRAGIQAIPRGQLEAAAALAMTRFEAFRHVVLLPALGKVWPALSSQIIIVMLGSAVCSQIATEELSFAANFIQSRNFRAFETYALTTLVYLCMALMIRQLLNWIGRRFVMRNSR